A stretch of Paracoccus sp. N5 DNA encodes these proteins:
- a CDS encoding CinA family protein, whose translation MTDPALVLDLARRRGVMIATAESCTGGLIAGRLTDVPGSSDAVDRGFVTYSNAAKLEMLGIRPETLEAHGAVSEEIAAEMAAGALARSRAGIAVAVTGIAGPGGSEHKPEGRVCFGIADAAGVRTETVEFGPRGRAEVRAATVAHALELLAAALR comes from the coding sequence GTGACCGATCCCGCCCTTGTCCTCGACCTGGCGCGCCGGCGCGGCGTGATGATCGCCACCGCCGAAAGCTGCACCGGCGGGCTGATCGCGGGGCGGCTGACCGATGTGCCGGGCTCGTCGGATGCGGTCGATCGCGGCTTTGTCACCTATTCCAACGCCGCCAAACTCGAGATGCTGGGCATCCGTCCCGAAACGCTGGAAGCCCATGGCGCCGTCAGCGAGGAAATCGCCGCCGAGATGGCTGCGGGCGCGCTGGCGCGGTCCCGCGCCGGCATCGCGGTCGCGGTGACGGGCATCGCCGGGCCGGGCGGGTCCGAGCACAAGCCCGAGGGCCGGGTCTGTTTCGGCATCGCCGATGCGGCAGGCGTCAGGACCGAGACGGTCGAGTTCGGCCCACGCGGCCGGGCCGAGGTGCGGGCCGCGACCGTCGCGCATGCGCTGGAACTGCTCGCGGCGGCGCTGCGCTAG
- a CDS encoding phosphatidylglycerophosphatase A, whose amino-acid sequence MERLIATVFGIGRLKPAPGTWGSAAAVVLGVAAYEWLSPWLVPAGFVLATVLGFWAVPKVLAVSADKDPSWVVIDEVAGQWLAMSFTVIPLARHGASILDAWPGYVAPFLLFRLFDIWKPWLVGRADRRGDATGLMLDDLWAGLFAGVVSVILAGLYHAVLEPML is encoded by the coding sequence ATGGAAAGACTGATCGCCACCGTCTTCGGCATCGGCCGGCTGAAGCCCGCGCCCGGCACCTGGGGCTCGGCCGCCGCCGTGGTGCTGGGGGTCGCGGCTTACGAATGGCTCTCGCCCTGGCTGGTGCCGGCGGGCTTCGTGCTGGCGACCGTGCTGGGCTTCTGGGCGGTGCCGAAGGTGCTGGCGGTCAGCGCCGACAAGGATCCGTCCTGGGTGGTGATCGACGAGGTCGCCGGGCAATGGCTGGCGATGAGCTTCACGGTGATTCCGCTGGCGCGGCACGGGGCCTCGATCCTCGACGCCTGGCCGGGCTATGTCGCGCCCTTCCTGCTGTTCCGGCTGTTCGACATCTGGAAACCCTGGCTGGTCGGACGCGCCGACCGAAGGGGCGACGCGACCGGGCTGATGCTGGACGACCTGTGGGCGGGCTTGTTCGCCGGCGTGGTCTCGGTCATCCTGGCCGGGCTTTACCATGCCGTGCTGGAGCCGATGCTGTGA
- a CDS encoding bifunctional 2-C-methyl-D-erythritol 4-phosphate cytidylyltransferase/2-C-methyl-D-erythritol 2,4-cyclodiphosphate synthase → MRIPDTYAVIITAAGRGTRAGQGLPKQWRTLSGPTVLARSIAAFADFPRIVVTLAPEDMARGVAELSGPVTLVAGGATRAESVRAALESLSGSGITHVLIHDGARPLVSPAVIEAVVQALAQGAPAAAPALPVTDALWRAEGGFVQATAPRDGLMLAQTPQGFALAPILAAHRAGPTDAADDVELAIRAGIPVTVTPGDEDNLKLTYGADFKRARRILEGTMDIRLGNGFDVHAFTTGDHVWLCGVKIAHDKALLGHSDADVGMHALTDAIYGALAQGDIGRHFPPSDPQWKGAESHIFLRHAAELARQMGYEISNADVTLICERPKVGPHAGAMALRLSEITGVEFDRISVKATTSERLGFTGREEGIAAIATATLIRR, encoded by the coding sequence ATGAGGATACCCGACACATATGCCGTCATCATCACCGCCGCCGGCCGCGGCACCCGCGCGGGCCAGGGGCTGCCGAAGCAATGGCGCACGCTCTCCGGCCCCACGGTGCTGGCGCGCAGCATCGCCGCCTTCGCGGATTTCCCGCGCATCGTGGTGACGCTGGCGCCCGAGGACATGGCCCGCGGCGTGGCCGAGCTTTCCGGCCCGGTGACGCTGGTCGCCGGCGGTGCCACCCGCGCCGAAAGCGTGCGCGCGGCGCTGGAAAGCCTGTCCGGCAGCGGCATCACCCATGTGCTGATCCATGACGGCGCCCGGCCGCTGGTTTCCCCCGCGGTGATCGAGGCCGTGGTGCAGGCGCTGGCACAAGGCGCGCCCGCCGCCGCGCCCGCCCTGCCCGTCACCGATGCGCTGTGGCGGGCCGAGGGCGGCTTCGTGCAGGCCACCGCCCCGCGCGACGGGCTGATGCTCGCCCAGACCCCGCAGGGATTCGCGCTGGCGCCGATCCTGGCCGCGCATCGCGCCGGTCCGACCGACGCCGCCGACGACGTGGAACTGGCGATCCGCGCCGGCATCCCGGTCACGGTGACGCCCGGCGACGAGGACAATCTGAAACTGACCTATGGCGCCGATTTCAAGCGCGCGCGCCGGATTCTGGAGGGGACAATGGACATCCGCCTGGGCAACGGCTTCGACGTGCACGCCTTTACGACCGGCGATCATGTCTGGCTTTGCGGCGTGAAGATCGCGCATGACAAGGCGCTCCTGGGCCATTCCGACGCCGATGTGGGCATGCACGCGCTGACCGACGCGATCTATGGCGCGCTGGCGCAGGGCGACATCGGCCGGCATTTCCCGCCCTCGGACCCGCAGTGGAAGGGGGCCGAGAGCCATATCTTCCTGCGCCACGCCGCGGAACTGGCGCGGCAGATGGGCTATGAGATCTCGAATGCCGACGTGACGCTGATCTGCGAGCGGCCCAAGGTCGGCCCCCATGCCGGTGCCATGGCGCTGCGCCTGTCCGAGATCACCGGCGTCGAGTTCGACCGCATCAGCGTCAAGGCCACCACCTCGGAACGGCTGGGCTTCACCGGGCGCGAGGAAGGCATCGCCGCCATCGCCACCGCAACCCTGATCCGCAGGTGA
- the rpiA gene encoding ribose-5-phosphate isomerase RpiA has product MTDPAQTDLSKDAAARAAVALVQPGMRLGLGTGSTAAIFVRRLAQRVAEEGFELRCAATSKATAELATSLGLKVEDLNDIGWLDLTIDGADEVDPDLNLIKGGGAAHLREKIVATASDRMVVIADQGKVVDRLGAFHLPVEVIPFGWQTTRTQIQRALDDLGLTHRPILLRKRDGETLLTDEGNYILDLALEAIPDPQALARRLSAIAGVVEHGLFLNICQLAIIGCPDGSVVELLREDIE; this is encoded by the coding sequence ATGACCGACCCCGCCCAGACCGATCTTTCCAAGGACGCCGCCGCGCGCGCCGCCGTGGCGCTGGTCCAGCCCGGCATGCGGCTGGGCCTGGGCACCGGCTCGACCGCCGCGATCTTCGTGCGTCGCCTGGCGCAGCGGGTCGCCGAAGAGGGGTTCGAACTGCGCTGCGCCGCGACCTCGAAGGCCACGGCCGAGCTTGCGACCTCGCTGGGCCTGAAGGTCGAGGATCTGAACGACATCGGCTGGCTCGACCTGACCATCGACGGCGCCGACGAGGTGGACCCGGACCTGAACCTGATCAAGGGCGGCGGCGCCGCGCATCTGCGCGAAAAGATCGTCGCCACCGCCTCGGACCGCATGGTGGTGATCGCGGACCAGGGCAAGGTCGTGGACCGGCTCGGCGCCTTCCACCTGCCGGTCGAGGTGATTCCCTTCGGCTGGCAGACCACCCGGACGCAGATCCAGCGCGCGCTGGACGACCTGGGGCTGACGCATCGCCCGATCCTGCTGCGCAAGCGCGACGGTGAAACCCTGCTGACGGACGAGGGCAATTACATCCTCGATCTCGCGCTGGAAGCGATCCCGGACCCGCAGGCGCTGGCGCGGCGGCTCTCGGCCATCGCCGGGGTGGTTGAACACGGGCTGTTCCTGAATATCTGCCAGCTTGCGATCATCGGCTGTCCCGACGGCTCGGTCGTGGAACTGCTGCGTGAGGATATCGAATGA
- the gorA gene encoding glutathione-disulfide reductase codes for MTFDYDLFVIGGGSGGVRAARIAASEYGARVGLAEESRMGGTCVIRGCVPKKLMIFASQAEAHAAEARGYGWQTAGAGPFDWTMFRHKLDAELTRLEGAYTGGLAAANVDIHKSRARLADAHTVELADGQRLTAKHILIAVGGRPSLPGIEGEELGLISDDLFLLEQLPGRVLVVGGGFIACEFATILQGLGCQTTLSYRGDAVLRGFDGEMRRHATEQLRMIGVDLRLESNPVRLTAEGEARRVDFADGSSAVFDAVIFATGRAPYTKGLGLEEAGVKLGRKGEIVVDEWSQSAVPSIYAVGDVTDRVNLTPVAIREGHSFADTVFGAKPRKVDHGLVASAVYTRPHELATIGLTEEEAAERGPALVYVASFRPMRSLFAGSDARATMKLIVDAETDKVLGCHIFGPEAGEMIQMVAIPMGMGATKADFDAAIAVHPTLAEELVTMRKPTRRVGDDNSDKADASA; via the coding sequence ATGACTTTCGACTATGACCTGTTCGTCATCGGCGGCGGCTCGGGCGGGGTGCGCGCGGCGCGCATCGCGGCCAGCGAATACGGCGCCCGCGTCGGCCTGGCCGAGGAAAGCCGCATGGGCGGCACCTGCGTCATCCGCGGCTGCGTGCCGAAGAAGCTGATGATCTTCGCCAGCCAGGCCGAGGCCCATGCCGCCGAGGCGCGCGGCTATGGCTGGCAGACCGCCGGCGCCGGCCCCTTCGACTGGACCATGTTCCGCCACAAGCTGGATGCCGAGCTGACCCGGCTGGAAGGCGCCTATACCGGCGGGCTGGCGGCCGCGAACGTGGACATCCACAAGAGCCGCGCCCGGCTGGCCGATGCGCATACCGTGGAACTGGCCGACGGCCAGCGCCTGACCGCCAAGCATATCCTGATCGCGGTCGGCGGCCGGCCCTCGCTGCCCGGCATCGAGGGCGAAGAGCTGGGGCTGATCTCGGACGACCTGTTCCTGCTGGAGCAGCTGCCGGGCCGGGTGCTGGTGGTGGGCGGCGGCTTCATCGCCTGCGAATTCGCCACCATCCTGCAGGGCCTGGGCTGCCAGACCACGCTCTCCTATCGCGGCGACGCGGTGCTGCGCGGCTTCGACGGCGAGATGCGCCGCCATGCCACCGAGCAGCTGCGCATGATCGGCGTCGACCTGCGGCTGGAAAGCAACCCGGTCCGGCTGACGGCCGAGGGCGAGGCGCGCCGGGTCGATTTCGCCGATGGCAGCAGCGCAGTCTTCGACGCGGTGATCTTCGCCACCGGCCGCGCGCCCTATACCAAGGGCCTGGGGCTGGAAGAGGCCGGCGTCAAGCTGGGCCGCAAGGGCGAGATCGTCGTGGACGAATGGTCGCAAAGCGCGGTGCCCTCGATCTATGCCGTGGGCGATGTGACGGACCGGGTAAACCTGACCCCGGTCGCGATCCGCGAGGGCCACAGCTTCGCCGACACCGTCTTTGGCGCCAAGCCCCGCAAGGTCGATCACGGCCTGGTCGCCAGCGCCGTCTATACCCGCCCGCATGAGCTGGCGACGATCGGGCTGACCGAAGAGGAAGCCGCCGAGCGCGGCCCGGCGCTGGTCTATGTCGCCAGCTTCCGGCCGATGCGCTCGCTTTTCGCGGGCTCGGACGCGCGGGCAACGATGAAGCTGATCGTCGATGCCGAGACCGACAAGGTGCTGGGCTGCCACATCTTCGGGCCCGAGGCCGGCGAGATGATCCAGATGGTCGCGATCCCCATGGGCATGGGCGCCACCAAGGCCGATTTCGACGCGGCGATCGCCGTGCACCCGACCCTGGCCGAGGAGCTGGTGACCATGCGCAAGCCCACGCGGCGCGTGGGCGATGACAATTCCGACAAAGCCGACGCATCGGCTTGA
- the hflK gene encoding FtsH protease activity modulator HflK, with protein sequence MAGQGPWGGGGGDDGKGGRQPPQGDDQKGGPRPWGNAGGNNQGGRDDRPQGPRRGEQIPEIEELVRKGQDKLRVLMGGKGGGGSPRGTGPRRPGPQFQMSRGTWGIGALAVAALWAFTSFYTVDEGQRSVELLFGRPYALGDPGLNFAPWPVVTKELVQVSGERVTEIGTGQAGPNDSGLMLTRDQNIVDMQYQVVWNVSDPEKFLFNLADPDDTIRAVAESAMRDIVARSELAPILNRDREQIRAELERAAQGTLDSYDSGVNIVRVNLARADPPREVIDSFREVQAAQQERDRLEKEADAYANRVLANARGEAAAVVERAEAYRAEAVNNAEGEAARFNSVYDEYVKAPEVTRRRMYLETMEKVLGQANKVIIDGEAGQGVVPYLPLDQLRSGATGNAGSNNGTNNGGNQ encoded by the coding sequence ATGGCGGGACAAGGCCCCTGGGGCGGCGGCGGCGGAGATGACGGCAAGGGCGGCAGGCAGCCGCCGCAGGGGGACGACCAGAAGGGCGGTCCGCGCCCCTGGGGCAATGCCGGAGGCAACAACCAAGGCGGCCGCGACGACCGCCCGCAGGGTCCGCGCCGGGGCGAGCAGATCCCCGAGATCGAGGAGCTGGTCCGCAAGGGGCAGGACAAGCTGCGCGTGCTGATGGGCGGCAAGGGCGGCGGCGGTAGCCCGCGCGGCACCGGGCCGCGCCGTCCCGGCCCGCAGTTCCAGATGAGCCGCGGCACCTGGGGCATCGGTGCGCTGGCCGTGGCCGCGCTTTGGGCCTTCACCAGCTTCTACACCGTGGACGAGGGCCAGCGCTCGGTCGAGCTGCTGTTCGGCCGGCCCTATGCGCTGGGTGATCCGGGCCTGAACTTCGCGCCCTGGCCGGTGGTGACCAAGGAACTGGTCCAGGTCTCGGGCGAGCGGGTGACGGAAATCGGCACCGGCCAGGCCGGGCCGAACGACAGCGGGCTGATGCTGACCCGCGACCAGAACATCGTCGACATGCAATACCAGGTGGTCTGGAACGTCTCGGACCCCGAGAAATTCCTGTTCAACCTCGCCGATCCCGACGACACCATCCGCGCCGTGGCGGAATCGGCCATGCGCGACATCGTGGCGCGCTCGGAACTGGCGCCGATCCTGAACCGCGACCGCGAGCAGATCCGGGCCGAGCTGGAGCGCGCTGCGCAGGGCACGCTGGATTCCTATGACTCCGGCGTCAACATCGTCCGGGTGAACCTGGCCCGCGCCGACCCGCCGCGCGAGGTGATCGACAGCTTCCGCGAGGTGCAGGCCGCCCAGCAGGAACGCGACCGGCTGGAGAAAGAGGCCGACGCCTATGCCAACCGGGTGCTGGCCAATGCGCGCGGCGAAGCCGCCGCCGTGGTCGAACGCGCCGAGGCCTATCGCGCCGAGGCCGTGAACAATGCCGAGGGCGAGGCCGCGCGCTTCAACTCGGTCTATGACGAATATGTCAAGGCGCCCGAGGTGACGCGGCGCCGGATGTATCTGGAAACCATGGAGAAAGTTCTGGGCCAGGCGAACAAGGTCATCATCGACGGCGAGGCCGGGCAGGGCGTCGTGCCCTATCTGCCGCTCGACCAGCTGCGCAGCGGCGCCACCGGCAATGCCGGCAGCAACAACGGCACCAACAACGGGGGGAACCAGTGA
- a CDS encoding protease modulator HflC gives MNRAISVLVLPFLVVIAVIVAASVYIVDVREKALVLRFGEVVEVRENPGLGIKVPFIDSVVRYDARILGLPTRPMEVTPLDDRRLVVDAFARWQVLDAQKLYQATEGRGLPRAQERLDSIINDVIRRVLGSVPSTTVLSDDRTALMNRIRDGARGEAEALGIRVIDVRLTRTDLPEQNLTATYARMRAEREREAADEIARGGEAAQRVRAAADRTVVELTSEARKRAEVVRGEADARRNAIYADAFGRDPEFFAFTRSMTSYERALKGENSSLVIKPEGEFFDYLRNDGADRANPVPTPAPAVPSASAEPETDTAAEDTVAPTETTREGEPLGASSGVTLTPMPEALSSPPQQEPAVPAN, from the coding sequence ATGAACCGTGCAATCTCTGTCCTGGTCCTGCCGTTCCTGGTCGTCATCGCGGTGATCGTGGCGGCCTCGGTCTATATCGTCGACGTGCGCGAAAAGGCCCTGGTGCTGCGCTTTGGCGAGGTGGTCGAGGTGCGCGAGAACCCCGGCCTCGGCATCAAGGTGCCCTTCATCGACAGCGTGGTGCGCTATGACGCCCGCATCCTCGGCCTGCCGACCCGGCCGATGGAGGTCACGCCGCTGGACGACCGCCGGCTGGTGGTCGATGCCTTTGCCCGCTGGCAGGTGCTCGACGCGCAGAAGCTCTATCAGGCGACCGAGGGACGCGGCCTGCCCCGCGCGCAGGAACGGCTGGATTCGATCATCAACGACGTGATCCGCCGCGTGCTGGGCTCGGTGCCTTCGACCACGGTTCTGTCGGACGACCGCACCGCGCTGATGAACCGCATCCGCGACGGCGCGCGCGGCGAGGCCGAGGCGCTGGGGATCCGCGTCATCGACGTGCGCCTGACCCGCACCGACCTGCCCGAGCAGAACCTGACCGCGACCTATGCCCGGATGCGGGCCGAGCGCGAGCGCGAGGCCGCCGACGAGATCGCCCGCGGCGGCGAGGCCGCGCAGCGCGTCCGTGCCGCCGCCGACCGCACCGTGGTCGAGCTGACCTCGGAGGCGCGCAAGCGGGCCGAGGTGGTCCGCGGCGAGGCCGACGCCCGCCGCAACGCCATCTATGCCGATGCCTTCGGCCGCGATCCCGAGTTCTTTGCCTTCACCCGCTCCATGACCTCCTATGAGCGGGCGCTGAAGGGCGAGAACAGCTCGCTGGTGATCAAGCCCGAGGGCGAGTTCTTCGACTATCTGCGCAACGACGGGGCCGACCGCGCCAACCCGGTGCCGACCCCGGCCCCGGCCGTGCCCTCGGCCTCGGCCGAGCCGGAGACCGACACCGCCGCCGAGGACACGGTCGCCCCGACCGAGACCACGCGCGAGGGCGAGCCGCTGGGCGCGAGCTCCGGCGTCACGCTGACGCCGATGCCCGAGGCGCTGTCGAGCCCGCCGCAGCAGGAACCGGCCGTGCCGGCGAACTGA
- a CDS encoding AI-2E family transporter: protein MTTGPEPSPQTPPHPSHAPRQTGLRLHRPPLVTNISAARWLLLAIVAASIYFFHGFLVPVLAAMVIALASWPLRERAVARVGRTWAATALVLVLVCFLVVPIAMALIYAFRELRDWISWAIMVNSTGAPTPGWMVELPQVGDWLDENWRTYIGRPGGISEIVQLVSGSNIGAIYRGAVTAGSLAFHLALTLLFMLITLFVLYRDGDKFVAQVDHIGRRILPDRWSRLSRVVPATISSTVTGMTLIAIGEGVILGTAYWLAGVPSPVTFGVITGFMALIPGGAPLCFTLVSAYLVASGSPVQGAALFIWGTCELFVVDKTIRPVLVGGPVKLPFLPTFFGLVGGVKTMGIVGLFVGPVLMALLVSIWREWQREVTEDEARRAGLLAETR, encoded by the coding sequence ATGACCACAGGCCCAGAGCCAAGCCCCCAGACCCCACCGCACCCCAGCCACGCGCCGCGCCAGACCGGGCTGCGCCTGCACAGGCCGCCGCTGGTGACCAATATCTCGGCCGCGCGCTGGCTCTTGCTGGCGATCGTCGCGGCCTCGATCTATTTCTTCCACGGCTTCCTGGTGCCGGTGCTGGCAGCGATGGTGATCGCGCTGGCCAGCTGGCCGCTGCGCGAGCGGGCGGTGGCGCGGGTCGGGCGCACCTGGGCCGCGACGGCGCTGGTGCTGGTGCTGGTCTGCTTCCTGGTCGTGCCCATCGCCATGGCGCTGATCTATGCCTTCCGCGAGCTGCGCGACTGGATCAGCTGGGCGATCATGGTCAATTCCACCGGCGCGCCGACGCCGGGCTGGATGGTCGAGCTGCCGCAGGTCGGCGACTGGCTGGACGAGAACTGGCGCACCTATATCGGCCGGCCCGGCGGCATTTCCGAGATCGTGCAGCTGGTCTCGGGCTCGAACATCGGCGCGATCTATCGCGGCGCGGTGACGGCGGGCTCGCTGGCGTTCCATCTGGCGCTGACGCTGCTCTTCATGCTGATCACGCTTTTCGTACTGTATCGCGACGGCGACAAGTTCGTGGCCCAGGTCGACCATATCGGCCGCCGCATCCTGCCCGACCGCTGGAGCCGGCTGTCGCGGGTGGTGCCGGCGACCATCAGCTCGACCGTGACCGGCATGACACTGATCGCCATCGGCGAGGGGGTGATCCTGGGCACGGCCTATTGGCTGGCCGGCGTGCCCTCGCCGGTGACCTTCGGGGTCATCACCGGCTTCATGGCGCTGATTCCGGGGGGCGCGCCTTTGTGCTTCACGCTGGTCTCGGCCTATCTGGTCGCCAGCGGCTCGCCCGTGCAGGGCGCGGCGCTGTTCATCTGGGGCACCTGCGAGCTGTTCGTCGTGGACAAGACCATCCGGCCGGTGCTGGTCGGCGGGCCGGTGAAGCTGCCCTTCCTGCCGACGTTCTTCGGCCTCGTCGGCGGGGTCAAGACCATGGGCATCGTCGGGCTGTTCGTCGGGCCGGTGCTGATGGCGCTGCTGGTCTCGATCTGGCGCGAATGGCAGCGCGAGGTGACCGAGGACGAGGCTCGCCGCGCCGGATTGCTGGCCGAGACCCGCTAG
- a CDS encoding TenA family protein, which produces MPQTFFETLRDECAADWQAATGHRFVHELLAGRIEDAVMARYLVQDHRFLDAFLTLLGAAIASADRFESRLRFGRFAGMVSGDENDYFLRAFAALGVSEAERAAIPDSAPTQGFQAIMREAAATRSYPAVLAVLNVAEGLYLDWAMQAETLPENFVHAEWITLHDNPFFRDFVGFLRAELDRTGPAEAKQVRDFFHRATRLEVEFFDDTYRGLTPNPR; this is translated from the coding sequence ATGCCCCAGACCTTCTTTGAAACCCTGCGCGACGAATGCGCCGCCGATTGGCAGGCCGCGACCGGCCATCGCTTCGTGCACGAGCTGCTGGCCGGCCGCATCGAGGATGCGGTCATGGCGCGCTACCTCGTGCAGGATCACCGTTTCCTCGACGCTTTCCTGACGCTGCTCGGCGCCGCCATCGCCAGCGCCGACCGCTTCGAATCGCGGCTGCGCTTCGGCCGCTTCGCCGGCATGGTCTCGGGCGACGAGAACGACTATTTCCTGCGCGCCTTCGCCGCCCTGGGCGTCTCGGAGGCCGAGCGCGCCGCCATTCCCGACAGCGCGCCCACGCAGGGCTTCCAGGCCATCATGCGCGAGGCCGCCGCGACCCGCTCCTATCCGGCGGTGCTGGCGGTGCTGAACGTGGCCGAGGGGCTTTATCTCGACTGGGCCATGCAGGCCGAAACCCTGCCGGAAAACTTCGTCCATGCCGAATGGATCACGCTGCACGACAATCCGTTCTTCCGCGATTTCGTGGGTTTCCTGCGCGCCGAGCTGGACCGCACCGGCCCGGCCGAGGCCAAGCAGGTGCGCGATTTCTTCCACCGCGCCACCCGGCTGGAGGTGGAATTTTTCGACGACACCTACAGGGGCTTGACGCCTAATCCTCGATGA
- a CDS encoding NUDIX domain-containing protein, whose product MRIIDRQAMRAILLTPEDRVLLMRVDYGTGDWWITPGGGAEPGETPETTLRRELREELGFALPAFGPLVWRRRFTLPLPQARWRQSEHYFLIETPEFRPAVQDAPEAGLIREFRWWSLPELRHSRENLAPAALARIVLDYREGGPPREPPEFEIIED is encoded by the coding sequence ATGCGCATCATCGACCGCCAGGCCATGCGGGCCATCCTGCTGACGCCCGAGGACCGGGTGCTGCTGATGCGCGTCGATTACGGCACCGGCGACTGGTGGATCACCCCGGGCGGCGGCGCCGAGCCCGGCGAGACGCCCGAGACGACGCTGCGCCGCGAATTGCGCGAGGAGCTGGGCTTCGCCCTGCCCGCCTTCGGCCCGCTGGTCTGGCGCCGCCGCTTTACCCTGCCCTTGCCGCAGGCGCGCTGGCGCCAGTCCGAGCATTACTTCCTGATCGAGACGCCCGAGTTCCGGCCCGCGGTGCAGGACGCGCCCGAGGCCGGCCTGATCCGCGAATTCCGCTGGTGGAGCCTGCCCGAGCTGCGCCACAGCCGCGAGAACCTGGCGCCGGCCGCGCTGGCGCGCATCGTGCTGGACTATCGCGAGGGCGGCCCGCCGCGCGAGCCGCCGGAGTTCGAAATCATCGAGGATTAG
- a CDS encoding TIGR02300 family protein, with amino-acid sequence MPKEEWGTKRLCPHCATRFYDLTNDPMTCPACGASFTAESLTNGRSRSLISEKTAARDEDQTDLVDDEDLDDDADSGDLDDDLLDDDDDDGDVSLDDIADVADTDDE; translated from the coding sequence ATGCCCAAAGAGGAATGGGGCACGAAACGCCTTTGCCCCCATTGCGCCACGCGCTTCTACGACCTGACGAACGACCCGATGACCTGCCCGGCCTGCGGCGCCTCTTTCACGGCGGAAAGCCTGACGAATGGCCGCTCGCGCTCGCTGATCTCGGAAAAGACCGCCGCGCGCGACGAGGATCAGACCGATCTCGTCGATGACGAGGATCTGGACGACGACGCCGATTCCGGGGATCTGGACGACGATCTGCTGGACGACGACGATGACGACGGCGACGTGTCGCTGGACGACATCGCCGACGTGGCCGACACGGACGACGAATAG